The genomic interval CTAATGTGTTAATCAGGGACATTAAGACAGCCACACAGAACTTTACGACAGTACTAGGGCAGGGATCTTTTGGGCCAGTATATAAAGCTGCAATGCCTACAGGTGAATTGGTGGCTGTTAAGATGCTTGCAAGTGATTCAACCCAAGGTGAAAAGGAGTTCCAAACGGAGGTATTCTACTGGACAATAAGTGCATGAAAAAGAACTTGATAACATTGTCTTAAAAGCTTCTATCTAATCCACTTATTGGCCACAAGTGAAGACATGAAATTCAGATATGACTGCATAATGATCACATAGGCTAAACCAATTTCTAGTTTGTTAATGTTTGGTGAGAGTAATAGGGCCAATAGGCTACTAGCTAACAGAATTATTCACCTAATGCATAAAGTAGAAGTACTATCGATGTAATAGTCACAATGAATGCAAAAGAAAGTTCTCTCTCAGCTCAACATGGTACTGGAGCCCCCTTATTGAATTAAGTTCAAGAGTGATTCCTTTGGGGGGAGGCTACCACCATTGTTGCTAGTGGCCTCCCCTCATCCAAGCCATCTCTCTCCTTCTGTTAATTTCTCCAATTCAGGTCCCACTAGCAATGGATGTGTGTTAGCAAACATAGGGGTTCTCTTCATCAAAACCAATTCAGATGGCAACAACTTAGGCTATTCTTGTAGATCCAAGTGAGGCACTCCCAATGTTAGTGCTTGTCATCGCTTGCTTGTACTTCCTCCACCTCGACATCAAAGAGGAAGTCCTTTGCCCCCACTAATTGAGCAATTAATCTGGCAAGAAGGTCGTTTTTGAACACTATCGTTTAAGTTTTCTTGGTCGTCTTCCACTAATTCCTCCAGCATTGCTCTTTTCTTTGACGACTTATGGCTTTTTCATTTGGATAAGGTGGCAGTGGCACCACCCATCTTATACAATGTTTGTGGCCACAATAGTGCAAGATCAATGCCCTCATTCACCTTCTTACATCCGATACAATCCTTTGTTGCACATGTTTTGACCGCAACTCCTCACAGTTGTGAGTTGCCATGGCCTCACCCTCATCCACCAAATCAGGTTCCTCAACCACACCATGAAACTCTTACTGAATGGCAATGCCTTGAAGACCTTCATTGCTCAATCACCTGTCTCACACTTGTCAATCATGTGTCCTCCTCTGTTGATTATTGTGCCTTCACCATTGGCTATGTCTATTGCTGCCAATACAACAATAACCTCTATGTCACTCTGAAGCCTTTGATTGCTTTTCCTGCTTCTAGATCTATCTCCTTGAATTGAGACCAAGCTCCATTGCTTTAATGGAGGGATGGTGATATCAACAACTGCACAATGTGTGATCCATATTATCCTTAAAGAGGTAAGAGTCGTAAGACCATCTTCAAGTCCTTTCCCTCCTCATATGCTAACCACTCTTGATGTCTTCTTATATTGGCGTGCACAACTGCTTTTAGATTCCTTTTCTTAGTGACTCTAGTTGATGATTCCTACCTTCAAGAACCTTCCCTACTAGCATTTGAGCCAAATCTTTTCTTGTTTCTTTCAGCCAACATAATTTTTTTCCCGTGATTTGTTCTCTTTTGAGCTGatctgattccctttcctttcctttcacttctctttctctcttctccttcgtTCTTCCAACTTCATCCACTATATTTCCATGTCATCACTAAGTTCTTGTCTCTACACCTCCCAGCATTGTCTTATATATTCATTCTATGCCTCCTTTCTTTTTGCCTTATACCTCTTTTCTTTTTGCCTTCATCTTTTGATAACCCATCATCCTTTAAAAAGCAACTTCATTCTATTTGTGTGCTACATATATGATGCCTTAAATCAAATGAAGATCTGAATAAAGAAATTATCTTATTCTCATTTTGCTATGTCTAGCAAAGGGTCAAGCTATGTCCTAagatttgaaaagagaaaatatcATGTGCTCATTGCTTATTCTAGTCAAGGTCAAGCTATACTATCAGTGTACTTTCCGTTTCTGATAGTTTATTTTGTGTTGCTGCATATGCAACTGTAGAGAGAAGCTCACTTGAGAGATTTATTCTTGATATCTCTCTTCATCATTTCTCTCTTTATCCTATCTCTTATTGATGCATTGGCTGCTCTGAGGTTGAGCATATTGTTGCCTATATGCTTGATTGTGTATTTCTAGAATTTTGCTTAGTTGTTTATTTTTTCATTCTCATGGTCTTGTTTAGTGTTATCCTCTTATGTTTATAACTAATGAGATGTTTCCTTATTTATATAACAAGTTGAACATTGCTAGTACCTATGTTCCACCTTGTTTTGGGGTGGGGAGTTAAGAGTATTATGCATAATGCAGTGTGTTTAGTCATAACattgatatttttatcatgagtcCTATGTACAACCATGTAATATTTATTTCATAGTGGATGCAATAGAATATTCTCTTTCCCTAAACTTTACAAAGTTCAAGCTATTGCCTAGATTAAACCAATTTAGGCAAATAGACAAACAAGAAGCGACTTGTATTTACCTCACTAGGTAAAGTTATTGTTATATTAATTGTGATGGGTTGGTGAACTTGCATTGTTATATGGCGAGTTTTGTGTTATATGTTTTGATTAGATTCATTTACAAAACATTAATATGAAATTGTGGATTTGTTAGggtgattaatttaattatttagtaATACTTGTAATTTTTTGTTTAACAATAATTGTTTAGGTTCATTTGTTGTATATCATATAGTAGTTGGTAGATGCAAATTCATATATCTTTTTGATATGATGTTATATAGTATTGTTAATGAAATTaattctaagtttttttaaaaaaattattgtttatTGGTGTACTTGTATATGCATCCATATACATTGGGAATTGTTTACAAACATTGTCCGGCAGGGGAGAAAAACTAGATCTTATAAAGACCAAGAAAAACTGGTATAATACCTATAACCGACAGTTTTATACATAAACTTGGTTTCTAGCCTAGTGGTTAGTTGCTTCCTTTAAACCTTCCTTGAtacatgttttgtttttgttttgaattttttcctCATTACAAAAATCTAATGTACaaactattaaaaaaattaatataatgtaTATATAATTAAATGTATTCGTATATAATATGTTTAGTTATACAtaatattcaaaataaaatattgtaTATCCATAAGGTATAAGCTGTATTTATGACATCATTTTTCAAGTTGATGGATAAATtaatagatttaatttaattttataaaatatttattaagcttattaataattatatttatgatgTTTATTTTTCTGATTAACCAGTTTGACTAATCAAGCCAACGAGTTGGCAACTTTATTAGTTCGTTCTCTAGTCTAGTTTTGAAAATATTGCCTACATGCATTTTACAACCCTGATCATTAATAACTACTAAGAGTTTTTAGTCATCGTCAATTGTCTAAGCATCATTCCCTCGGATAACTTCCATGTTCCCTAAAACTGATGATATGAAAAATGTAGTAGACCTCATTgaaatttaaagtttaaatatGTATTCTCCTGAGAGCAAATACACTCATGCCCCAGATCATGGATGTCCCCACATCGGAAATCTAGCATATTATGTGAAGGCAACTATTTGATATAGAATTTAGAATACAAACAAAATTTATGTGTGAGAATATGTTTCTTATAGGCGTGCTCAGTCCAATTTACTTACAGTTGTTTCATAATGCTGCTGATTAATATGGTAATGAAAAATTCACATTAAAGTTAAGTAGATTTAAGGAAGAATGCAAATGGGTTATACATTGAAACCCAACTTTGTTGGTCTAGTACAGAGTCGTACCATTAGCACACAAAGCTTATAAGAAAGAAATGCCTTTTTGCATCTATTAAACTAGTGTCTCTCTGCTGTAAAATCCTattccaatatatatatatatatatatatatatatatatatagtgttcATAAATCATTTCTAGCCGACCCCACTAGATTAGGCTTGGTTGTTGGTAACTTAAGAGTCAATAGTCATCCTCACATATATGGTTGTACCGTGTGCCACTGTAACAGCACAAGCACTATAAGACTTTTTAATGTTTATATCAATGCCAATAATACATTCTCACTAGTGCCATGCACATCTGGATACCATTCTCTATCTGGTAGTTGAAATGGAGTGTTCACAGAACTTTACTACTTAGTTTGCTCCAAAAATGCATCAATCTATTGTTCATTTTTTTCTAGGTGATTTAATTAGATGTACATGGCGGGTTGTAATTCATTCTTCATTTATTTAGGTACTTCTGCTTAGTAGGTTGCACCACAGGAATCTTGTGAATTTGGTTGGATTCTGTATAGATAACAGTCAGCGCATGCTTGTTTATGAGTTCATGACCAATGGCAACCTTGCTACCCTCTTATATAGTAAGTTCAGAATTATCCTTTGATTATCGCTTGCGTACTTTGTTGATATATACGTGCGATGCCTaactatgttatttttttttatcatggaaTTGACTCAAACCAAATAGATTATGGACTTCTTGTTCATTCCAGTGTTTCATTTTATTGCCAGTATCTCTATGTCAGTGTTTCTTAACTGCATTTGAACACATGCCATGAACTTAGATGATGGACCAAGGATTTTGAGCTGGGAAGAGAGAGTGCAAATTGCATACGATGTCTCACACGGAATAGAGTATCTTCACGAAGGGGTATGTTCTATTTTGCTTCAAGGCAATGACTACTTTTTCAAGCGACTTAATAATTTCGATTATTCCCTCACAGGCTGCCCCACCAGTCATACATCGAGATCTAAAATCAGCTAACATATTGTTGGACATGTCAATGAGGGCCAAGGTGGGGAATCTGCTACACAGCACCGCAATCTGATCTCTTTTACTAGTGCTATGGATTGTACATATAGATCCTTAAGAATCAATACCTTGTTACATTTTTATAAGCTCGGTCTTATTTCTGCATCAATATCATAATTTCTTAGTTCTAGAGATGATGGTGATAATAATCTTTTCTTTCTGAAAATTGTCTCAGATTTCcgactttggtttgtcaaagGAAGAGACATTCGATGGAAGAAAGTCTGGCCTTAAGGGTACATATGGTTATATGGACCCAGACTATATGTCGACAAACAAGTTCACAAAGAAGAGTGATATATACAGTTTCGGAATCATACTGTTCGAACTGATAACTGCGATAAATCCACAGCAAGGTCTAATGGACTATATCAATCTTGTAAGTTGTTCCAATTTGCTGTCATCATAGGTTCTTTCACAATGTACAAAGATGTAACCAGACACTAGATCACTTGAACTTGCTTGCTTATTACATATTACTCTTGCCAGGCGGTGATAGGCGAGGATAGCAAAGCCGACTGGGAAGAGATTGCCGACAAAAGGCTTGTTGGAACAAGTCACCCAGAGGAGGTAAAGCTTCTAGCTGATATTGCATACAAATGCTTGCACAAGATACCGAGAAAGCGCCCTTCGATAGCTGACATCAGTCGGGCAATCGCAAGAATAAAACAACATCGACCCAACAAGAACGACGAGTTGCCCACTGCAGGAAGAGATGTGCCTAGAAGAGTTATAAGGAGGATTGAAAACCTACAGGTGGAGCTGCTCAACATGACCAGCTTAAAAGGCCATCAACCTGTGAAAGTGTGAATCGACTAATACTACCACACACTGTCTGATCATTAGAGCGTTTTCGACTTGAAAAAGGTTAAGGAGTTGACTGACTCAGGGCCTCGAATATGGTCTTTGTGTAAAGAAAAGTTTCTGTTTTAGTAAAAACAATAGTTGCATAAGCATTTCAACAAGAATGTCAAGATACATTTGGACACTTTTGTTTCAATTGAATGCTTATGGTAGAGTCTAACATCACACATTAGTCTGAAAGTCTTTCATATCTATCTCTTTAATCATTAGATCAGTTAGTTAGAAACTTTTTTGACATCTATCTCATTTACTATTATACAATGACCTGCCAAAATGTATATTATGAATGAGAACTGAACGGGCATATCGAGCCGAGATTTGATGTGTCTATTTGCATTACTATCGACGAAAATAATACAACTATAGCATAAATTTGTAAATCACATCAGCAATGGACAATGAGAAACATCAAATTAATTGTAGTATAGAAAGTCCAGTTTTTATATATTGTTGATTTCCTTATTCAAGTATATCTCCTTTAAGTTGTACTTTTGAGGAATACGTTGTTCAACTGATCAATAATTTTATTGTTCctcaataattttatttattagattTTCATCCATTGTTTAGGAAATCACAATAATTGGTTGTCTAACACGGCTTGAGGAATTTGAATAACAACTAATCTATCATTTGAATCAGAGAGTTGTACATGATCTTTCTCAATAATTATATCTTAAGAATTAAGAATGATCATTCCCAGTAATCACGTCGttttcaagaaattttgtattTCTTCATTCCAATATTCTTATGCTATGATGATAGAATCTATactcattgatttttttttcaacatatcTAATAAAATACCACTCATAGTCCTTAGATCCAGCTTCTTTTCTTATGGATCTTATACTCTTACTTTATATCGGCATCCACAAATACATATATGTTGTAAACATAATTTCCAGCCTTTCAATAATTTAAGTGTCATCTTTAGAATAGTCTCGGTTGGAACTCTAATTTAATATTGATACAGCGTGAGTAACCCTAAAAATAATAAGTAGTCGATAGTTAAGATGATATGATAGTCAAAATCAAGATGTATGTATCTAAACAGACCACTTTCAACGAAGTCCAGCTCCTCACTTCTAATGGACATGACATCCAACATAAATTCAGTCAGCCCTAGATTTGATCGGTTCTCTGAGGCTCAGCTTCCCACTCATGAGCATGGCTCCCAACATAAAACCCGACCAACCCTAGAGTCAGTCAGATCTCTGAGACTCAGCTCCCCATCTCTCATGAGCATGACTCTCAACATAAACTCGGTTGGCCATATAGTCAGTCGGATATCCGATGATCCCGTCCAGAATCTCAGTCAGATGGAGGTCGGCTGTGCTATTGTTGGCGTTGACGGAAGGCGATGGAGACTTCCTACGAGTACAGTACTTCACGAGTGGGTTCCCCGAGGGGCGATGACTAGGATGACGAAGCGAGAGTTCCCTGCACACACTCAAACGAACCCCCTCCGTGTTAGGGACCaagaactagggaaaaagtccccggagcaggccctccgacgctcaaatcaggtactttttcccctaGAAGAGCAGAAAAAATGCAGAAAGTAGAAGATAGATACGAAAAGGTGAGTGAGCGTACCTGTGCCAGGGAGAGTacacccctttttatatgaccatgTGTACTTAGGGCTTCTGGCaagtgtcagagaatgtcggatgtcagaccCTGTCTGGCGGTGGGTGACACTTAACATCCTCTTATAGGTCGGAGGAAGATTCTGCTATCAGCCGGTCACAGACCGTTAGAATATATCCTGACACACAGTAGATATTCtttgacaggtggttacgattctctgactctGTTGTCGTTTTCGTTGATCGGGTGTGAACAAGAGAACTCCTAACAACTAGCGATCGTCAAGCCTGACTGGGGTGCATCTGAGTAGTCCGTCATATCCCGACCAAGCGCATCAAGTTGGTGTATATGAGTCTGTTGTGAGAAAACCCGGCCGGTAGAGAtggttccttctccttcttccttattCCTTGTGTTACTAATCTGACTTCTTGACCTGGGCATCCTGACCAATCAACTTGTCCGAATTCCTGACCTGGACATCCTGACCGAGCATCCATTCTGAACTCCTGACTTGGGCCCCTTGCCGGAGTAACCCCTCTGAATTCCCCACCTGGGCATCCTGACCAAGCATCCCTTTTGAACTCCCGACTTGGGCCCCTCGCCCGAGTAACCCATCTGAATTCCCGACGTGGGCATCCTGACCGAGCATGCATTCTGAACTCCTCACCTAGGCCCCTCGCCCAAGTAACCCATCTGAATTCCCGACATGGGAATCCTGACCGAGCATCCATTTTGAACTCCTGACCTGGGCCCCTTGCCCGAgtaacccatctgaatttccGACCTAGACCTACCGACCAAGTGTTAGCTGGGTAACGACCTTTAACATTACAACCCCTCTGTGGGGTGATACGTCTTCTCGACctctgactgtcacgtctccttgacttcggACTGCCACGTTCCCTTGACTTATGACCACCACGCccctttgacttctgactaccacgtGCCCTTGACCAgaccctaccattatgcaccgtatcaatgttcatagtttctttcgtcactattatcttaagggctataattcaaaccccttttctaactactccaacTTCATCTTTTAACGAACCATCTATAATAATACTCATTTCATTTCTTACTTTGCTCTTTTTTGTGTATCATAATTTAAAACCCAAGTTCTTTATTATCTTTGTCTTCTCGTCTATCCATTTTATCTTTTGTACACACAACATAttaattcttctcttaatcatcgtATATACTGCCCCCATTGATTTACTAATGAGGATTCCTATGTTTCAAATCttagactattaattttcttatcatatttaaTCTTATCCAatttatggtgtgagaactcttgcctatttacaGTACACCTAATTTTTCATGAAGATGTAGCAGACCTTGCCGATATATTACAGtcgaccctgtaacgcgaactcttgcatatttagcattaCACCCAAGTTTGGGAGATGTAGCAAttcttgccgagacgttacagttggAGTCTGCAATGTGCTCCTTTCGAGGAACAACTTAGCATTAGCATAATAGTTTAATGAAtctatttattaaatatttatcataattttaatGCTGGCTGATAACTTAACACAATTCTCGTCCTTTATATGTACTTGTAGGGGCGTAGCCAGGATCTAAATTTACCTGGGGCTAACCGTCGAAGTTATGCTCTTCAATTCTTCTTAGaatcaaatttattaattattatatcattatcaaTTTTTTCAACCAACTCTCGTTCAATATAGATGACCATAGAATCTGCTAAAAACTCTTCTTCTATCTTATTATGAAGAGTTGTTTCAACAAGTTTCATAACTGAAAATGCCCATTTCGTTATTGCTGTAGAAATGGAAAGAATTAAAACTAGACAAATTAATATgccaattaaataaatatattagatttaatatataagtaaatgatataattataatatataaactataacaaatgaGAAAAATAATAGTTGACTCGTAGAGATAATATCAAGCAGGGATATTAATAGTAGTTGACTCGTAGAGAtgatatcaaaataaaataaacctgCGGCGATGGTCGCACAGATATCACGTGTTATTTGAGAGAAGGGATGTCGCGGTTGTAATCGTCGAGTCACTGCTTGACGCATGTACCAGAGATGAATATGAAATATCAAGTGAAGAATAATATAAAAATCTTTAAGAAAAATAGAGATTACACCATTGAGAAAGGGGGTCgaagaaaattcatttcaaagatAAACAGATCTTTTTAAACCCAATGAAAGAAAAGGATAAAGAGgatcaaaattagaatttttcaCACCTGCGGCAATGTGGTAGTGTTGGTTGTTCTTGTGGCGTGCGACAAAAACGTCAGATGACACTAATAAAATGATGAAatttttttgatttaattaaagttCAAGCAACATAAGTGCTCTGGCTTCAAATATAGGAAAAAAGTTATTGAAACTTcaatagagaaaaaaataaaaggaaactaatgatgatggattataaaaaaattttagtttttttttttttgggggggggggggggggggaaagtCCACCCTAGTCCAAGGATGACTCCACCCTTTGTATTTGAGACTGAGTACGACTGATTTGTCATGTGCAGAGTTAAAATCATAATTATAGAAATTCATAAGTTGTACTAAtctataaaattaaacaataaatgcaggtataatattaaatttacaTGTATAAGACTTAGATATTACTTTCAACCATTGGTATTTAAATAAGCCTATCATGCTTCTCCTTCCGTATCAAGACCTTGTCacatattttttagaattttaatatatataataatgttTTACCACTATgataatatttaatatatttaaatatttatgatagGGCAGAGATAATAAGGGCTACCTGGCATGGTATGCTCAGGGTTTATCAACAAATTTGGATCGAGTCAGCCAACTTATAGTTGAACTCGGGTCGAGTCAATTGGTCGAGCTCGACTCAAATCAGTCCGAGTCACGCCCAGATTAAGTCCAATCAGTCAAATCTATGACCAAGCTCGGATGTGACTCAATAATTACAATAGTACAATTTAGAGAAGGTCGTGTCATTTGATAAATAGGAACGATCAGGGGCGGAtccagaattttaaatttaggggGGTCGTATGCTAAGTGACAAAACTAATTATCGTCAGAAATTTATACACCCTTGAATAACCTCCGAATTCTCAATTTATCACTGAAATCGAGGTCAAAATTTACCTAGAAATCACCGTCCTAGGTTACCGTGGTTAACAAAACAACAATAACGAACAAGTTCAAATGTAGCTCCGACACGAAACAAGGGCCAATGACCCTTCTCAAGTTGCGATATTACTTCAAGATTTTGGTATCAAACTACCGATATAAAATTTAGGTTGCGGACTTTCTAAATATGTAATCAATTTTGAATTCTGACTATCAACGATACTACAATTGACAATGAAAGCAACAATAATGATTTTGGTGTGAATTGGAAAAGATCGAGATGTCTAGCCATATAAAAGAAAATGCCTAtatcataaattagaaaagatttcTATATAGTAATAAACTAATAATATTtgtatataattaatgataagTAATTTCCttttgttaaatttaattttttttccaacatAATTCCTATCAGGTAAATTAAAAAACACCCAAGAGAAatatttttctctaaaattatataacatatttaataagtatatcatcgattatattaaaatatattaaaaaggaagattaatttCATCATCTTGTACTCCTTCACCGTTCTAATTATATCTGTatactatatatatatcctaGTATATATAATATAACTATGCATATATATGCATATATAGGGATGATTTACATGGAGACTTAGGGGGGGTCATGCCCCAAGCCCTCTTGTAAATCCGACTTCCCAGGATGACTTCTAAATGGTCAAATTGGTTCCGATGTAATTTTAGTcctttggttcatttcatttcacGGTGACAAAAAAGTGAATATGTTTATCTCCAGTGCTCCCGTAAATCCGTCTCAGAGCTAATaaggaggagataaatcacagacgactattaacctttggaataatgactagcacatataCAATTTCACAGTCATTGTATTGCTTGGTCTGATGACTATCAACTCGATAATCACCCTATCGACCTAGTAAGAATTCAATTTGTCATCCAGGTATCCGTGGTTCGAGCTCCAGCTATGATGAATTTACaggaatttttccttcaaatggggAACGCAACTAAAAGATGTTGGGCTCCTGGATTGTTCGCTGCGAGcgtttcccgatttaccctggtgaccggtggaaaacttccgtgggactGGGTCGGTTACCCTAGACTCGACGTTACCCAGCCTGGTTAATCATATTCTTTTTAGTAACAATCCAATTTGGCCCCCGAGGTTATGATGCAGCGATAGGGTATCTAGATTATCACCAGGTACTCATAGTTCGAGCCCTACTTATGAtgaatttgcaggaatttttcctctaaatggggCTCACAACTAAAGGATGCTAGGCTTCTGAGTTGCCCGCTGCGAGCGCTTCCCAATTTACCCTGGTGGTCTGTGGAAAACTTCCGTGAGGTCGGACCGATCATcccaggctcgacgttacccagtctggttaatcatttttttaataacAATCCAATTTGTCCCCGGAATCATAGTGTCACGATAGGACATCCAAGTTGTTACCCAGACACTCATGGTGCAAACCTCAGTCACGGCGTATTTACAGAAATTTTCCCTCTAAATGGGAGGCGTAACCAAAGGATACTGGGCTTCTGGGCTGGCTGCCGCATGCACTTTCCGATTTACCATGGTGACCGGTGGAAAATTTCATGAGAACGGACCGATCACCCCAGAGATAATCAATAAGACTACTAATAACTAATAGTTATCTAGTATAATCATTAAAATATAAATGCCATGATATAATATCTTGGGATCAAAATTTGATATGTTTGAGCATGTTTTCTTTTACGTCTTGTCATCTCTACTAATGACTAATAGTCACTTATGATTTACCTCTTTTATATTAGTCTAAGGAAGAATTAATGAAGTttcctcggggcggtgcgatggttaaggcatggggtgttgccacatgaggtcttggggtcgaaactcggcgtgaccgaacataacctcccccatgtattgactatttgcactaatggctagtagccacccgtgatttatcgCCTCCGTGTTAGCCTAGGGACGGGTTAGCGGGGGTGCTGGggacgagcgaatcgccttttgccacataagGAAGGATTAATGAAGGCACCAGGGTGAGCAAATTGCCTTTTGTCACCTGGTAACAATCCAATCCAGCCCTCGGGATTATAGTACCGCGATAGGAAATGTAGATTATCAATTAGGCACCGGCGGTTCAATCACTAGGTATGATatatttatagtaattttttttttaaatggtgcGCACAATCTAAAGATATTGAATTTCTATACTGCCCGTCACTTGCATTTATTGGATTAAATCGATCATCTAAAGACTATTGAATGATGCTaactatatttattattttttataacaatCTAATCCGTCTCCTCAGAATGGTGCGATTGTTGATGCTTGTCTcaatatacttttctttatacttTAGCCACCTGCATAAATCgttaaaataattaagaaattatcattaaatgtatttttttaaaatagaaaatttggaaatttttaaacATCCTCACGATCTTTACTCGCATAGTAGTTTGTATGCGGATTGGGAAAGCTCCACGGGAGCTCCGCATGACATTAGGGATTCCTCGAGGACCTTCCTTCTTTTCACTTCATCGCCTCTCTTTCGGTCTTCGTTCCCGTTCTTCCCAATCGGCCTTGCGTAGTTGAGATCATCCGCGGAGATCTCGTTCAGGTAACTGGctcccttccttctcctctttcgTTATTTTGTCCCTCTGATCAATTCATTTTCGATTGAGTTTGCCTCTGCGTTTGAATTGGAAAGATAGATGCTTCCGACGCAGGTACTGAGGAACTTTTTAAGAGAAAGAAGCAAGCAAATCCATTCGTCCCTATCAGTTAGTAGGTGACCCACCATTTCTTTTTCATATTGATCCTCCTGAATTGGTGTGAAGTTATCTGATTTGATCATTTTATGGGGCATTTTCGTGGTCAAAAGATTGTGTTTCTCTGGTGCACGGTGATCATTATGCCCTATTTTAGGTTTTTCTTATGCGCGTCTAAGAATTCTAAGAAGCAGATCTCTGTTGTGAGAATAAATCATGTCAAAAGGCGATCTTTTTAGCTAACTAGATTGTGTTCCTCAATGTGATTGATAGTTTTTCCCTATTAATTAGGTTACAGACATAACTGGTCCCAACTCCAGATTTGGGTTTTAATTCACttcattttgttaaatttagGGTTTTTTTTGCCTGCTCTGTGACTTACTGAAGATTTTTCAGCTTCATTAATGATTTCAACTCATGATTTGGTCATTATTACTTCCGAATTC from Zingiber officinale cultivar Zhangliang chromosome 6B, Zo_v1.1, whole genome shotgun sequence carries:
- the LOC121992283 gene encoding calcium/calmodulin-regulated receptor-like kinase 2, with amino-acid sequence MRNQTLKIAIGVSVGVVVGILIGCGVLIFMRLYRKRSWGRLHPKNVISTTLPIHANGVHTSIDSTASISVSHVDSDKLYVEKRNAHWNPQQNKDLFTSLSAIPRYSYKDIKTATQNFTTVLGQGSFGPVYKAAMPTGELVAVKMLASDSTQGEKEFQTEVLLLSRLHHRNLVNLVGFCIDNSQRMLVYEFMTNGNLATLLYNDGPRILSWEERVQIAYDVSHGIEYLHEGAAPPVIHRDLKSANILLDMSMRAKISDFGLSKEETFDGRKSGLKGTYGYMDPDYMSTNKFTKKSDIYSFGIILFELITAINPQQGLMDYINLAVIGEDSKADWEEIADKRLVGTSHPEEVKLLADIAYKCLHKIPRKRPSIADISRAIARIKQHRPNKNDELPTAGRDVPRRVIRRIENLQVELLNMTSLKGHQPVKV